From the Spiroplasma chrysopicola DF-1 genome, one window contains:
- a CDS encoding SDR family oxidoreductase, with the protein MQSNRKHLVIITGASSGIGAACAKLFSAHGYPLLLIARRKEILESYHLPNTICAQGNVNNFQQFKAAVEQAEAVYGPADLLINNAGIMALDYFIDLTLDQQYEMIETNLKGVINGINLVLPQMKKVHHGTIINISSVAGRYTSETRSIYNATKFGVHALSESVRKEVAPDNVRVLLFAPGIIDTNLLTSVKNETILKDYQKVKATIDQGLTAQEAAEIILYTYQLPQHIALKEILLSHTKQKI; encoded by the coding sequence ATGCAATCAAACCGAAAACATTTAGTTATTATTACAGGAGCTTCATCAGGGATTGGGGCTGCTTGTGCAAAACTTTTTAGTGCCCACGGTTATCCCTTATTACTAATTGCCCGTCGCAAAGAAATTTTAGAAAGTTATCATTTGCCTAATACAATTTGTGCGCAAGGTAATGTTAACAACTTTCAGCAATTTAAAGCTGCTGTTGAACAAGCCGAGGCAGTTTATGGACCTGCAGATCTGTTGATTAATAACGCTGGGATTATGGCTTTAGACTATTTTATAGACTTAACTTTAGATCAACAATATGAAATGATTGAAACAAACTTAAAAGGAGTAATTAATGGCATAAATCTCGTTTTACCACAAATGAAAAAAGTCCATCATGGAACTATTATTAATATTTCATCCGTTGCTGGACGTTATACATCGGAAACTAGAAGCATATATAACGCCACAAAGTTTGGAGTTCATGCATTATCTGAAAGTGTTCGTAAGGAGGTCGCACCAGATAATGTCCGTGTGCTTTTATTTGCCCCTGGAATTATTGATACCAATTTATTAACTTCAGTTAAAAATGAAACAATTTTAAAAGATTATCAAAAAGTTAAGGCAACTATTGACCAAGGATTAACAGCCCAAGAAGCGGCGGAAATTATTCTTTATACTTATCAATTACCTCAACATATCGCTTTAAAAGAAATTTTATTATCTCATACGAAACAAAAAATCTAA
- a CDS encoding copper homeostasis protein CutC — protein sequence MFLEVIGTSLEDCETISLAGNVNRIELCANLEHGGYTPDYEVIKECCAKVNLPIRVIVRHSDKNFYCPAWEYEQIKKDIEFIKTTNADGIVIGILTATNEIDIARMQELINLSYPLNVTFHRAFDLIKDKKQAIIQLKNLGVKTVLTQGGETPILANLTTFKEIKGNGVQIQGGSGVNLTNFQTVLPVVDAIHVGSAVRFNQSWNEPIDLTLLQQFRNKKSND from the coding sequence ATGTTTTTAGAAGTAATTGGAACAAGTTTAGAGGATTGTGAAACAATTTCCTTAGCAGGAAATGTAAATCGCATTGAATTATGTGCTAATTTAGAACATGGCGGTTATACACCTGATTATGAAGTTATTAAGGAGTGTTGTGCCAAAGTTAATTTGCCAATCCGTGTCATAGTTCGTCATAGTGATAAAAATTTTTATTGCCCAGCGTGAGAGTATGAACAGATCAAAAAAGATATTGAGTTCATTAAAACGACGAACGCTGATGGGATTGTAATTGGAATTTTAACTGCCACGAATGAAATTGACATTGCGCGAATGCAAGAATTGATTAATTTATCCTATCCGTTAAATGTAACATTTCACCGGGCTTTTGATTTAATTAAAGATAAAAAACAAGCAATCATACAATTAAAGAACCTTGGTGTGAAAACAGTTTTAACCCAAGGGGGTGAAACACCAATTTTGGCAAACTTGACAACTTTTAAGGAAATCAAGGGTAATGGGGTTCAAATCCAAGGGGGAAGTGGGGTTAATTTAACTAATTTTCAAACAGTTTTACCAGTTGTTGATGCAATTCATGTTGGTAGTGCTGTTCGCTTTAACCAAAGTTGGAATGAGCCAATTGATTTAACCTTATTACAACAATTTAGAAACAAAAAATCTAACGATTAA